The following coding sequences are from one Lysinibacillus sp. FSL W8-0992 window:
- a CDS encoding YncE family protein: MKKWAFFIFSFIQVMLVAGCTEKSFEPIDRNQSFIASLNIQEPSLDFIDELGNVIATWSFDKAYTGALLLDNDRILLYGHQLDEIVVFTLSTGKKLYSKKVELGTTNVYYDPKIKQFFITNSKMNTVTSFDVEGNELASQRLGNYPMSMATYKDKLYVVNYKDTKLSVLSIKDLTIEQEWPIGKSSHGIVIIEETNELWVGGHGEGSKPNSSVKRFDLGTGVVRGSIEMPLMPVGLTKTKDKVLVVSHGHNELYVVDFKGNVLWEKEVGANPFVVNQFKDYIVVAGYDDHTLYFIKDGQVQKTVDVGKGAFQLLVREEEK, encoded by the coding sequence ATGAAAAAATGGGCATTCTTCATTTTTTCTTTTATACAAGTTATGTTGGTGGCGGGGTGTACCGAGAAATCGTTTGAACCAATTGACCGTAATCAGAGTTTTATTGCATCGCTCAATATACAAGAGCCTTCGCTCGATTTTATTGATGAGCTGGGGAACGTGATTGCAACATGGTCATTCGATAAAGCATATACAGGAGCATTATTATTAGATAATGACCGAATATTATTATATGGACATCAATTAGATGAAATAGTTGTCTTTACACTTTCAACTGGTAAAAAGCTTTATTCAAAAAAAGTAGAGCTAGGCACGACGAATGTGTATTATGATCCAAAAATTAAACAATTTTTTATCACGAATAGTAAGATGAACACAGTGACAAGCTTTGATGTGGAAGGAAATGAATTGGCCTCACAGCGACTTGGTAACTATCCGATGTCGATGGCTACTTACAAGGATAAGCTCTATGTAGTCAATTATAAAGATACGAAACTATCGGTGTTATCCATTAAGGATTTAACAATAGAGCAAGAGTGGCCAATAGGAAAATCATCGCATGGCATTGTAATCATTGAGGAGACAAATGAGCTTTGGGTCGGCGGACATGGTGAAGGAAGCAAGCCGAATAGTTCAGTCAAGCGATTTGATCTTGGAACGGGTGTTGTGCGTGGCAGTATAGAAATGCCTTTAATGCCAGTAGGTTTAACAAAGACAAAGGATAAAGTGTTAGTCGTTAGCCATGGACATAATGAATTATATGTTGTCGACTTTAAAGGAAATGTTTTATGGGAAAAAGAAGTAGGAGCAAATCCATTTGTTGTGAATCAGTTTAAAGACTATATTGTTGTGGCTGGTTATGACGACCATACTTTATATTTTATAAAAGATGGTCAAGTACAAAAAACAGTTGATGTTGGCAAAGGTGCATTTCAGCTGTTAGTAAGGGAGGAAGAAAAGTGA